In the Streptomyces sp. f51 genome, one interval contains:
- a CDS encoding penicillin-binding transpeptidase domain-containing protein — protein sequence MRKGARAAVIGSVFAVMVGGAGYGAYNVVTAIGGDGGTGAGGPAPVRTGPPSGAEVEEASRAFFAAWEKGDAAKAAAYTNYASNAEGLLAGYRADAHLTDVRITPGAASGATVPFSVRATVSYDGKSKPFAYDSELTVVRGETTGKALVDWKPSVVHPELKDGDTLVTGESASPAIEAVDRNNVVLTKEKYPSLGPILDALREKYGDKAGGTPGVELSIRHGGEDTGDTTLLTLAKGRAGKVRTTLSASAQAAAEKAVTQYAESSVVAVKPSTGEVLAVANHREDGFNAAFLGKLAPGSTMKIISAATLIDNGITTANGPATCPPTATWQSQTFHNLVGMKPQLDATLSDSFARSCNTAFVKYADDVKVDSLTNEAQQRFGLGQNNWKTGIESFDGSVPASGGPDTAANMIGQGQVQMSPLNMASVTATAMTGVFRQPVIVPRSLDGRELATAKGLSGGTVAQLRAMMNRTAVSGTAAQVMAGLGGSVGAKTGSAEVDGQAKSNSWFTGYRNDMAAAAMTQEGGHGGQAAGPIVAAVLRTGG from the coding sequence ATGCGCAAGGGGGCCAGGGCTGCCGTCATAGGCAGTGTGTTCGCGGTGATGGTGGGCGGCGCCGGATACGGCGCCTACAACGTGGTGACGGCGATCGGCGGGGACGGCGGCACGGGAGCCGGCGGGCCCGCCCCGGTGCGGACCGGGCCACCGAGCGGCGCCGAGGTCGAGGAAGCCAGCCGCGCGTTCTTCGCGGCCTGGGAGAAGGGCGACGCGGCCAAGGCGGCCGCGTACACGAACTACGCGTCGAACGCCGAGGGGCTGCTCGCCGGCTACCGCGCCGACGCGCATCTGACCGACGTGCGGATCACCCCGGGCGCCGCGTCCGGGGCCACGGTGCCGTTCTCCGTCCGGGCGACGGTGTCCTACGACGGGAAGAGCAAGCCGTTCGCGTACGACTCCGAACTGACCGTCGTGCGCGGCGAGACCACGGGCAAGGCGCTGGTCGACTGGAAGCCCTCGGTCGTCCACCCGGAGCTGAAGGACGGGGACACCCTGGTCACGGGCGAGTCCGCGAGCCCGGCGATCGAGGCCGTGGACCGGAACAACGTTGTCCTGACGAAGGAGAAGTACCCGTCCCTGGGGCCGATCCTGGACGCGCTGCGCGAGAAGTACGGCGACAAGGCGGGCGGTACGCCCGGCGTCGAGCTGTCGATCCGGCACGGCGGCGAGGACACGGGCGACACGACCCTGCTCACCCTCGCCAAGGGGCGGGCGGGCAAGGTCCGTACGACCCTCAGCGCGAGCGCCCAGGCCGCGGCGGAGAAGGCCGTCACCCAGTACGCCGAGTCCTCCGTGGTGGCGGTGAAGCCCAGCACCGGAGAGGTCCTCGCCGTCGCCAACCACCGCGAGGACGGCTTCAACGCCGCCTTCCTCGGCAAGCTCGCGCCCGGCTCCACGATGAAGATCATCAGCGCGGCGACCCTCATCGACAACGGCATCACGACAGCCAACGGGCCCGCGACCTGTCCGCCCACCGCGACCTGGCAGAGCCAGACCTTCCACAACCTCGTGGGCATGAAGCCGCAGCTGGACGCCACGCTCTCCGACAGCTTCGCGCGCTCGTGCAACACCGCCTTCGTGAAGTACGCGGACGATGTGAAGGTCGACTCGCTGACCAATGAGGCCCAGCAGCGCTTCGGACTCGGCCAGAACAACTGGAAGACCGGCATCGAGTCCTTCGACGGTTCGGTCCCCGCCTCCGGCGGCCCGGACACCGCGGCCAACATGATCGGCCAGGGCCAGGTGCAGATGAGCCCGCTGAACATGGCGTCGGTCACGGCCACCGCGATGACGGGCGTCTTCCGGCAGCCGGTCATCGTGCCGCGCTCCCTGGACGGCCGTGAACTGGCCACCGCCAAGGGCCTGTCCGGCGGTACGGTCGCCCAGCTGCGCGCGATGATGAACCGCACGGCCGTCAGCGGCACCGCGGCCCAGGTCATGGCCGGGCTCGGTGGCAGCGTCGGGGCCAAGACCGGCTCCGCCGAGGTCGACGGCCAGGCCAAGTCCAACAGCTGGTTCACCGGCTACCGCAACGACATGGCGGCCGCCGCCATGACCCAGGAGGGCGGCCACGGCGGCCAGGCCGCGGGCCCGATCGTCGCAGCTGTGCTACGAACGGGCGGCTGA
- a CDS encoding serine hydrolase domain-containing protein, with translation MDVNGTVAEGFEPVREAFAANFAAPGDRGAAVTVYRDGHRVVDLWGGTRDVDGTEPWQPGTAQIVRSATKGVAAAVLLLLAQRGQLDLDAPVGAHWPEYKARGKEHTRVRHLLAHRAGVPVLDRPLTPAEAADPDRAAAAVAAQTPVWEPGTEHGYHAQTYSWLTGELVRRVTGRTIGRWIAEEMAGPLGLDLWVGLPEAEAGRVGRVAQTEAPSTPGGLRTRPKRAVSDAYADPDSLTRRAFAAITPMPDENDPAYRAAVLPASNGIATADGLARFYAALIGEVDGVRLFTPETLAAARSEQSAGPDRVLVVNTRFGLGYMLHGGASPLLSPGSFGHPGRGGALGFADPESGIAFGYVTNGFRKSVTADARAQALIRALRTSVAG, from the coding sequence GTGGACGTGAACGGCACAGTGGCGGAGGGTTTCGAACCGGTCAGGGAGGCGTTCGCGGCCAACTTCGCGGCACCCGGGGACCGGGGCGCCGCCGTCACCGTGTACCGCGACGGGCACAGGGTCGTCGACCTGTGGGGCGGTACCCGTGACGTCGACGGCACCGAGCCCTGGCAGCCCGGCACCGCGCAGATCGTCCGCTCCGCGACGAAGGGGGTCGCGGCCGCCGTCCTCCTGCTGCTCGCCCAGCGGGGGCAGCTCGACCTCGACGCGCCGGTCGGCGCCCACTGGCCCGAGTACAAGGCACGCGGCAAGGAGCACACGCGCGTACGGCATCTGCTCGCGCACCGCGCCGGGGTCCCCGTCCTCGACCGCCCGCTCACCCCCGCCGAGGCAGCCGACCCCGACCGCGCGGCCGCCGCGGTGGCCGCCCAGACGCCCGTGTGGGAGCCCGGCACCGAGCACGGGTACCACGCGCAGACCTACAGCTGGCTGACCGGCGAGCTGGTCCGGCGGGTCACCGGGCGCACGATCGGCCGGTGGATCGCGGAGGAGATGGCCGGGCCGCTCGGTCTCGACCTGTGGGTCGGGCTTCCGGAGGCGGAGGCCGGCCGGGTGGGCCGGGTCGCGCAGACCGAGGCGCCGTCCACGCCGGGCGGCCTCAGGACCCGCCCCAAGCGGGCCGTCTCGGACGCGTACGCCGACCCGGACAGTCTCACCCGCCGCGCCTTCGCCGCGATCACCCCGATGCCCGACGAGAACGACCCCGCCTACCGCGCCGCCGTCCTGCCCGCCTCGAACGGCATCGCCACCGCCGACGGCCTCGCCCGCTTCTACGCCGCGCTGATCGGGGAGGTGGACGGCGTCCGGCTGTTCACCCCGGAGACACTGGCGGCCGCGCGCTCGGAGCAGTCCGCGGGACCGGACCGGGTCCTGGTCGTCAACACCCGCTTCGGCCTCGGCTACATGCTCCACGGCGGAGCCTCGCCACTGCTCTCCCCGGGCTCCTTCGGCCACCCCGGCCGCGGCGGCGCCCTCGGCTTCGCCGACCCCGAGTCGGGCATCGCGTTCGGCTACGTCACCAACGGCTTCCGCAAGAGCGTGACGGCGGACGCGCGGGCCCAGGCGCTGATACGGGCGCTGCGCACGTCCGTCGCGGGGTAG
- a CDS encoding penicillin-binding transpeptidase domain-containing protein, which produces MGKRRRVAERRKTKQPAVLGGVIAVAVVGGALGVYGLYGSGAAAGEGITATTRKAVKTGPLSASEVTMASTAFLTAWENGDVARAAAATDDSAAATTTLTGFTKDARISGVTVTGGKHAGADVPFTVKATVTYKGLTKPLSYASKLTVVRRHADGVAIVGWKPSVVHPDLGDGDRLVTGDAGTPPITALDRHGGELTAAKYPSLGTVLDGLREKFGKTAGGKAGIELRVVRKAAAKGTQKTPDKTLLTLSAGTPGKVQTTLSPTLQAQAERLVAAKPKASVVLMRPSTGEILAVANTDHGFNTAFQGSLAPGSTMKVITASMLFEKGLASPDKPHPCPKTATYGGWKFHNDDDFEIKNGTFKASFARSCNTAFITQAKKLKDDDLTKQAQQVFGLGMNNWAIGVPSVDGSVPVQSAAQMAASLMGQGGVRMNPLNMASVASTVQSGAFHQPYLVAASVDHRTLAKASRTMSATTLAQLREVMQYTAAAGTAAEAMAGLGPDFGAKTGSAEVDNQKQPNGWFTAWKGDLAGAGVVQQGGHGGTTAGPIVAALLKAGSGG; this is translated from the coding sequence GTGGGCAAGAGAAGGCGCGTCGCCGAGCGACGGAAGACGAAGCAGCCCGCCGTACTCGGCGGGGTGATCGCCGTGGCCGTCGTCGGCGGGGCACTGGGCGTCTACGGTCTCTACGGCAGCGGTGCGGCGGCCGGCGAGGGGATCACGGCCACCACCCGCAAGGCCGTCAAGACCGGCCCCCTGTCCGCCTCCGAGGTCACCATGGCCTCCACCGCCTTCCTCACCGCCTGGGAGAACGGGGACGTCGCCCGGGCGGCCGCGGCCACCGACGACTCGGCCGCCGCCACGACCACCCTGACCGGCTTCACCAAGGACGCCCGCATCAGCGGCGTGACCGTGACCGGCGGCAAGCACGCGGGCGCCGACGTCCCCTTCACCGTCAAGGCCACCGTCACCTACAAGGGCCTGACCAAGCCGCTGTCGTACGCCTCGAAGCTGACGGTCGTCCGGCGGCACGCGGACGGGGTCGCGATCGTCGGCTGGAAGCCGTCCGTCGTCCACCCGGACCTCGGCGACGGCGACCGGCTGGTGACCGGCGACGCCGGGACACCGCCGATCACCGCCCTGGACCGGCACGGCGGCGAGCTGACCGCCGCCAAGTACCCCTCCCTCGGCACCGTCCTCGACGGGCTGCGCGAGAAGTTCGGCAAGACGGCCGGCGGCAAGGCGGGCATCGAGCTGCGCGTGGTCCGCAAGGCCGCGGCGAAGGGCACCCAGAAGACCCCGGACAAGACCCTGCTGACCCTCAGCGCGGGCACCCCGGGCAAGGTGCAGACGACGCTCAGCCCGACCCTCCAGGCGCAGGCCGAGCGTCTGGTGGCCGCCAAGCCGAAGGCGTCGGTGGTCCTGATGCGCCCCTCGACGGGCGAGATCCTCGCCGTCGCGAACACCGACCACGGCTTCAACACCGCCTTCCAGGGCTCGCTCGCGCCCGGCTCCACGATGAAGGTCATCACGGCGTCCATGCTCTTCGAGAAGGGCCTGGCCTCCCCCGACAAGCCGCACCCCTGCCCCAAGACGGCGACGTACGGCGGCTGGAAGTTCCACAACGACGACGACTTCGAGATCAAGAACGGCACGTTCAAGGCGAGCTTCGCGCGGTCCTGCAACACGGCCTTCATCACCCAGGCCAAGAAGCTGAAGGACGACGACCTGACCAAGCAGGCCCAGCAGGTCTTCGGCCTCGGCATGAACAACTGGGCCATCGGCGTGCCCTCGGTGGACGGTTCGGTGCCGGTGCAGAGCGCCGCGCAGATGGCCGCCTCGCTGATGGGCCAGGGCGGGGTCCGCATGAACCCGCTGAACATGGCGTCCGTCGCCTCCACGGTCCAGTCCGGCGCCTTCCACCAGCCCTACCTGGTCGCCGCGTCGGTCGACCACCGCACGCTCGCCAAGGCGTCCCGCACGATGTCGGCGACCACCCTGGCCCAGCTGCGCGAGGTCATGCAGTACACGGCCGCCGCCGGCACCGCCGCCGAGGCCATGGCCGGACTCGGCCCCGACTTCGGCGCCAAGACCGGCTCCGCGGAGGTCGACAACCAGAAGCAGCCCAACGGCTGGTTCACGGCCTGGAAGGGTGACCTGGCGGGCGCGGGCGTGGTCCAGCAGGGCGGCCACGGCGGCACCACGGCGGGCCCGATCGTGGCAGCCCTCCTGAAGGCGGGCTCGGGCGGCTGA
- the rsmI gene encoding 16S rRNA (cytidine(1402)-2'-O)-methyltransferase: protein MTGILVLAGTPIGDISDAPPRLAAELTGADVVAAEDTRRLRRLTQSLGAQPTGRIVSYFEGNEAARTPELVEALVGGARVLLVTDAGMPSVSDPGYRLVAAAVEKDIKVTAVPGPSAVLTALALSGLPVDRFCFEGFLPRKAGERLSRLREVAEERRTLVYFEAPHRLDDTLAAMAEVFGTERRAAVCRELTKTYEEVKRGPLGELAAWAAEGVRGEITVVVEGAPEKGAGELDADELVRRVRVREEAGERRKEAIAAVAAEAGIPKRDVFDAVVAAKNAERSGP, encoded by the coding sequence GTGACAGGAATCCTTGTGTTGGCGGGCACCCCCATCGGCGACATCTCCGACGCGCCGCCACGGCTCGCGGCGGAACTGACCGGGGCCGATGTCGTCGCCGCCGAGGACACCCGCAGGCTGCGCCGGCTCACCCAGTCCCTCGGGGCCCAGCCGACCGGGCGGATCGTGTCGTACTTCGAGGGCAACGAGGCCGCCAGGACCCCCGAACTCGTCGAGGCGCTCGTCGGCGGGGCGCGGGTCCTGCTCGTGACCGACGCAGGGATGCCGTCCGTGTCGGACCCCGGCTACCGCCTGGTCGCGGCCGCGGTCGAGAAGGACATCAAGGTCACCGCCGTGCCCGGCCCCTCCGCCGTGCTCACCGCGCTCGCGCTGTCCGGCCTGCCCGTCGACCGCTTCTGCTTCGAGGGCTTCCTGCCGAGGAAGGCCGGCGAGCGGCTGTCCCGGCTGCGGGAGGTCGCCGAGGAACGCCGCACGCTCGTCTACTTCGAGGCGCCCCACCGGCTCGACGACACCCTCGCCGCCATGGCCGAGGTCTTCGGCACCGAGCGGCGCGCCGCCGTCTGCCGCGAACTGACCAAGACGTACGAGGAGGTCAAGCGCGGTCCGCTCGGCGAGCTGGCCGCCTGGGCCGCCGAGGGGGTGCGCGGCGAGATCACCGTCGTCGTCGAGGGCGCCCCCGAGAAGGGCGCCGGGGAACTGGACGCCGACGAGCTGGTGCGCAGGGTGCGGGTGCGCGAGGAGGCGGGGGAGCGGCGCAAGGAGGCCATCGCCGCCGTCGCCGCCGAAGCGGGAATTCCCAAGCGGGACGTCTTCGATGCCGTCGTGGCGGCAAAGAACGCCGAACGAAGCGGCCCATAA
- a CDS encoding phospholipid carrier-dependent glycosyltransferase, translated as MTSTASSTDTRQGQGQAADAQRPSWQQRLRRFGYTAPPRSDVRDRLVPPYAQPGPGMWAALGLRQEVADRFNRWSGWVGPLLVTLFAGLLRFWNLGSPKAVIFDETYYAKDAWALFHRGYEVNWAKDANDLILQKNGHVGIPSDAAYVVHPPVGKYVIGLGEWMFGFNPFGWRFMTALLGTLSVLLLCRIGRRMFRSTFLGCLAGTLMAVDGLHFVMSRTSLLDGVLMFFVLAAFGCLVVDRDKARARLAAALPADENGFVRPDALVAETTRLGWRPWRWTAGLMLGLAIGTKWNGLYILAAFCVMAVLWDVASRRVAGARHPYAAALRHDTGITFLATVPVAVAVYLVSWTGWILSPDNGKGGYFRNWAVTDGRGGNWTFLPDWLRSLWHYEHEVYKFHVGLVSPHTYQSNPWSWLVLGRPVSYFYESPMPGKDGCPAGAADKCAREVLALGTPLLWWAACFAIVYVLWRWAFRRDWRAGAIACGVAAGYLPWFMYQKRTIFFFYAVVFVPFLCLGVTMMIGAILGPPGAGERRRVVGAAGAGVLVLLILWNFIYFWPLYTGTAIPIDQWRSRMWLDTWV; from the coding sequence GTGACCAGTACCGCGTCCTCCACGGACACCCGGCAGGGGCAGGGCCAGGCCGCCGACGCTCAGCGGCCGTCGTGGCAGCAGCGGCTGCGCCGATTCGGCTACACGGCGCCGCCCCGAAGTGATGTGCGCGACCGGCTCGTGCCGCCGTACGCCCAGCCAGGCCCCGGCATGTGGGCCGCGCTCGGGCTGCGTCAGGAGGTCGCCGACCGTTTCAACCGCTGGTCGGGCTGGGTGGGCCCGCTCCTTGTGACCCTGTTCGCCGGGTTGCTGCGGTTCTGGAACCTGGGCAGCCCGAAGGCGGTGATATTCGACGAGACGTACTACGCGAAGGACGCCTGGGCGCTGTTCCACCGCGGCTACGAGGTCAACTGGGCCAAGGACGCCAACGATCTGATCCTCCAGAAGAACGGGCACGTGGGGATCCCGAGCGACGCCGCCTACGTCGTGCACCCGCCGGTCGGCAAGTACGTCATCGGGCTCGGCGAGTGGATGTTCGGCTTCAACCCGTTCGGCTGGCGCTTCATGACGGCGCTGCTCGGCACGCTGTCGGTGCTGCTGCTGTGCCGGATCGGGCGGCGGATGTTCCGCTCGACGTTCCTCGGCTGCCTCGCGGGCACGCTGATGGCGGTGGACGGCCTGCACTTCGTGATGAGCCGCACCTCGCTGCTCGACGGGGTGCTGATGTTCTTCGTGCTGGCGGCCTTCGGCTGTCTGGTCGTCGACCGCGACAAGGCGCGGGCGAGACTGGCGGCGGCGCTGCCGGCCGACGAGAACGGGTTCGTCCGCCCCGACGCGCTCGTCGCCGAGACGACCCGTCTGGGCTGGCGGCCCTGGCGCTGGACGGCGGGCCTGATGCTGGGCCTGGCCATCGGCACCAAGTGGAACGGGCTGTACATCCTCGCCGCGTTCTGTGTGATGGCGGTCCTGTGGGACGTGGCCTCGCGCCGGGTCGCGGGCGCCCGGCACCCCTACGCGGCGGCCCTGCGGCACGACACCGGCATCACCTTCCTGGCGACGGTCCCGGTCGCCGTGGCCGTGTACCTGGTCTCCTGGACCGGCTGGATCCTGTCTCCGGACAACGGCAAGGGCGGCTACTTCCGCAACTGGGCCGTGACGGACGGCCGGGGCGGCAACTGGACCTTCCTCCCGGACTGGCTGCGCAGCCTGTGGCACTACGAGCACGAGGTCTACAAGTTCCACGTCGGTCTGGTGTCGCCGCACACCTACCAGTCCAACCCGTGGAGCTGGCTCGTCCTCGGCCGCCCGGTCTCGTACTTCTACGAGTCCCCGATGCCCGGCAAGGACGGCTGCCCGGCCGGCGCGGCCGACAAGTGCGCCCGTGAGGTGCTCGCGCTCGGCACGCCCCTGCTGTGGTGGGCCGCCTGCTTCGCGATCGTCTACGTGCTGTGGCGCTGGGCCTTCCGCCGCGACTGGCGGGCCGGGGCCATCGCCTGCGGCGTCGCGGCCGGCTATCTGCCCTGGTTCATGTACCAGAAGCGCACGATCTTCTTCTTCTACGCCGTCGTCTTCGTGCCGTTCCTGTGTCTTGGGGTCACCATGATGATCGGGGCGATCCTCGGCCCGCCCGGCGCTGGGGAACGCCGCCGCGTCGTCGGCGCGGCGGGAGCGGGCGTCCTGGTCCTGCTGATCCTGTGGAACTTCATCTATTTCTGGCCGTTGTACACGGGCACAGCCATCCCGATCGACCAGTGGCGGTCACGTATGTGGCTGGACACCTGGGTCTAG
- a CDS encoding organic hydroperoxide resistance protein, with amino-acid sequence MYVAEATAHGGRDGFVTSQDGQLELKVAMPPALGGDGNGTNPEQLFAAGFSACFHNALVLVGRRAGLDLSGSTVAAKVGIGPNKRHGYGLAVALSVSLPVLDEEVAAGLVDAAHEVCPYSNATRGNIEVTILLG; translated from the coding sequence ATGTATGTCGCCGAGGCGACCGCCCACGGCGGCCGCGACGGCTTCGTGACCAGTCAGGACGGGCAGCTCGAACTGAAGGTGGCGATGCCCCCGGCGCTGGGCGGCGACGGCAACGGCACCAACCCGGAGCAGCTGTTCGCGGCCGGGTTCAGCGCCTGCTTCCACAACGCGCTGGTGCTGGTCGGCCGCCGCGCCGGCCTCGACCTCTCCGGCTCCACGGTCGCGGCCAAGGTCGGGATCGGCCCCAACAAGCGGCACGGCTACGGACTCGCGGTCGCCCTGAGCGTCTCGCTCCCCGTCCTCGACGAGGAGGTGGCGGCAGGACTCGTGGACGCCGCCCACGAGGTCTGCCCGTACTCGAACGCCACCCGCGGCAACATCGAGGTCACGATCCTGCTGGGCTAG
- a CDS encoding YbaK/EbsC family protein: MNVSEQNAGEGRPSVVSDPDPRFAQALRERGLGEVIGRVRRFPEAIRTTAEAAAALGCEPSQICTSLFFAADGVPVLVLLDGASHVDMERVRRELGAEKLTRAGGRLVRESTGYGPGAVPPFGHLTKTRVLVDRSLLGHDTVWTSAGVPFTVFPMDPRSLVAQADGTLVDVRESMA, from the coding sequence ATGAACGTCAGCGAGCAGAACGCCGGCGAGGGCCGGCCGTCCGTGGTGAGCGACCCCGACCCCCGATTCGCGCAGGCCCTGCGGGAACGAGGGCTCGGCGAGGTGATCGGAAGGGTCCGGCGCTTCCCCGAGGCGATCCGCACCACCGCCGAGGCCGCCGCGGCGCTGGGCTGCGAGCCGAGCCAGATCTGCACCTCGCTCTTCTTCGCCGCGGACGGGGTTCCTGTGCTGGTCCTGCTGGACGGCGCGTCGCACGTCGACATGGAACGCGTACGCCGGGAGCTGGGCGCCGAGAAACTCACCCGGGCCGGGGGCCGCCTCGTGCGCGAGTCGACCGGGTACGGGCCGGGCGCCGTGCCGCCCTTCGGGCACCTGACGAAGACCCGCGTCCTGGTGGACCGTTCGCTGCTCGGCCACGACACGGTCTGGACCTCGGCGGGGGTGCCGTTCACCGTCTTCCCGATGGACCCGAGGAGTCTGGTCGCGCAGGCGGACGGAACGCTGGTGGACGTGCGCGAGTCGATGGCGTGA
- a CDS encoding EamA family transporter — protein MTPLVAAAVLLAAVTHAGWNALAHRIEDKLVGFTLIAGGGMLVGLAMAPFVALPAAAAWPYLLASACVHVTYMLLLMRSFRLGDFGQAYPIARGTAPLLVTVLAAVFAHEVPDRWAASGVALSCAGLTGVALWGLRGRRPNWAAIGAALATGVAIAGYTVVDGLGVRASGTSLGYIAWLMTVQGVAIPAYMLHRRRGETLSLLRPHAAVGLFGAVLSVAAYGLVLWAQTRAELAPVAALRESSIIVGAAIGAVFFKERFGAPRIAAAGLLVAGIGLMLHTGAG, from the coding sequence GTGACCCCGCTCGTCGCCGCGGCCGTCCTGCTCGCCGCGGTCACCCACGCCGGCTGGAACGCGCTCGCCCACCGCATCGAGGACAAACTCGTCGGCTTCACGCTGATCGCCGGGGGCGGGATGCTCGTCGGACTGGCCATGGCGCCGTTCGTCGCTCTCCCCGCGGCCGCGGCCTGGCCGTACCTGCTGGCCTCGGCCTGCGTCCACGTCACCTACATGCTGCTGCTGATGCGCTCCTTCCGGCTCGGCGACTTCGGGCAGGCGTATCCGATCGCGCGCGGCACCGCCCCGCTGCTCGTCACCGTGCTCGCGGCCGTCTTCGCCCACGAGGTGCCCGACCGCTGGGCGGCCTCCGGTGTCGCGCTGTCCTGCGCCGGACTGACCGGGGTCGCGCTGTGGGGTCTGCGCGGCCGGCGCCCGAACTGGGCCGCGATCGGCGCCGCTCTCGCGACCGGTGTGGCGATCGCCGGGTACACCGTCGTCGACGGCCTGGGCGTCCGCGCCTCCGGCACCTCCCTCGGGTACATCGCCTGGCTGATGACGGTCCAGGGTGTGGCCATCCCCGCGTACATGCTCCACCGCAGGCGCGGCGAGACGCTCTCGCTGCTCCGGCCGCACGCCGCCGTCGGCCTGTTCGGCGCGGTCCTCTCCGTCGCGGCCTACGGCCTGGTGCTGTGGGCCCAGACCCGCGCCGAACTGGCACCGGTCGCGGCGCTGCGGGAGTCCTCGATCATCGTCGGCGCGGCCATCGGGGCCGTCTTCTTCAAGGAACGGTTCGGCGCACCCCGGATCGCGGCGGCGGGTCTCCTGGTCGCGGGGATAGGTCTGATGCTGCACACGGGGGCCGGGTAG